GACAAGAGTTTCCAAATACATAGCATATTCAGAGTCCTCCTCCATGGGATAATCCTTGTGAGAATTATCCTCCGGATTAAACAGAATCATTAGGTTCATATCCATGTGGAAAACGATTTTTCCGCTCCTTGTGTATGCGATGGGCTTTCTTGGAATGGGGGTATTATTCCAATTTATGAAGGGACTGCAATCAACTCTGAAAAATTTTGTCCACAGTGCTCCTCTACTGTACTCATCTATAAGCCATGCCTCAATGAAGTAATAGGTGCTGTGGTATATGAACAGATTCGCCCCGTGAATCCCGAGTCCTAGGAAATCTATCTCCTCATCAACTTCAGGGACCGGAAACACCTGGTGAAATTTCTCTTCCGACAAATCAAATGACATAATCACATCTTTGCGCAGATCGTCTATCGTCCAGACATAAGCGTGCCAGTGAAAGGCCCTTTCCAATAAACTCCCTGGTCAGAAAGTTCAACTTTCCATTCCTGGAACTGAACTTGTATCCTTCTCCAAGAACCGGACTTGAGAGAAA
This region of Eucalyptus grandis isolate ANBG69807.140 chromosome 8, ASM1654582v1, whole genome shotgun sequence genomic DNA includes:
- the LOC120287227 gene encoding uncharacterized protein LOC120287227 codes for the protein MASCLICFRNFVIYNPTTREYIELPGPDVVNQAELSYRFGYEYQAELFYGFGYESFCGFGYDSQSDDYKIVAADVSSDENWKVANIFSQVRFLEKDTNDLRKDVIMSFDLSEEKFHQVFPVPEVDEEIDFLGLGIHGANLFIYHSTYYFIEAWLIDEYSRGALWTKFFRVDCSPFINWNNTPIPRKPIAYTRSGKIVFHMDMNLMILFNPEDNSHKDYPMEEDSEYAMYLETLVSPYLRGEPSRI